A region from the Polaribacter sp. Hel1_33_78 genome encodes:
- a CDS encoding GIY-YIG nuclease family protein has translation MFTVYILFSKQLQKYYVGYSSKNAQDRLKEHLYNHKGFTAKAKDWNIIYKIEMNSKSEALMLERKIKKIGAKRFLNEIASR, from the coding sequence ATGTTCACTGTTTATATTCTTTTTTCTAAGCAATTACAAAAGTATTATGTCGGATACTCAAGCAAAAATGCACAAGACAGACTGAAAGAACATCTCTACAATCACAAAGGGTTTACTGCTAAAGCAAAGGATTGGAACATCATTTATAAAATAGAAATGAATTCAAAATCTGAAGCATTAATGCTCGAAAGGAAAATAAAAAAAATAGGTGCTAAAAGATTTTTGAACGAAATCGCGTCACGCTAA
- a CDS encoding DUF5675 family protein, protein MELILHRSYFEEGTNGTLFTSNKFLCHTIELPWINNTRNISCIPEGKYKIIPRFSKKFKHHLILKNVANRSFILFHPANDAKRDLEGCIAPVTYLSGVGKGIHSRDAMQKLLSLVYQAKDRKEKIILIVKSQNYENYRTL, encoded by the coding sequence ATGGAGTTAATTCTTCATAGAAGTTATTTTGAAGAGGGTACCAATGGTACTCTCTTTACTTCAAATAAATTTCTTTGCCATACTATTGAATTGCCCTGGATAAATAATACTCGAAATATTTCCTGCATACCAGAAGGAAAATATAAAATTATTCCTCGCTTTTCTAAAAAGTTTAAACATCATTTGATATTAAAAAATGTAGCCAACAGAAGCTTTATTTTATTTCATCCTGCAAATGATGCAAAAAGAGATTTAGAGGGTTGTATTGCTCCAGTAACTTATTTAAGTGGTGTTGGAAAAGGGATTCACTCAAGGGATGCAATGCAAAAATTACTGTCTTTGGTTTATCAAGCTAAAGACCGAAAGGAAAAAATAATATTAATCGTTAAATCACAGAATTATGAAAATTATAGAACGTTATAA